A single genomic interval of Asinibacterium sp. OR53 harbors:
- a CDS encoding glycosyltransferase family 1 protein translates to MGIVLGINASRNRSGGAKAHLCGILTECDPLLQGIDRIHVWSYKSLLDALPDRPWLIKHNPPELEESLLKQMLWENRHLPKEVRNNKCDVLLNTDAGTVCGYHPSVVMSRDMLSYEKGEMKRFGLSFARLRLIALKYVQAFSMKRADGVIFLTKYAAEVIQKTTGKIKQLKIIPHGVGAAFKQTTTGGNWTKTAGEEIRCVYVSNASMYKHQWHVVKAIRKLRDKGYNVSILLVGGGKGLAQKLLEHTIQEVDPQRKFVEQTAFMKHHELPGILATADIFVFASSCENMPNTLVEAMAGGLPVACSNRGPMPEVLKDGGVYFDPENPIQIADAIERIISDKELRMSIANKAKVLSEQYSWKRCANETLEYVTEMAFLTARNKNNKKQFS, encoded by the coding sequence ATGGGAATAGTGCTCGGCATTAATGCCTCAAGAAACAGGTCCGGTGGGGCCAAAGCGCATCTTTGCGGAATATTAACCGAATGTGATCCATTGTTACAGGGAATTGACAGGATACATGTCTGGTCATATAAATCATTGCTTGATGCATTGCCAGATCGCCCTTGGCTGATTAAGCATAATCCTCCTGAATTGGAAGAGTCGCTTCTAAAACAGATGCTATGGGAAAACCGACATCTGCCAAAAGAAGTTCGCAACAATAAATGTGATGTTTTGTTAAATACGGATGCTGGTACGGTTTGTGGATATCATCCGTCTGTTGTAATGAGTCGTGATATGCTGTCTTATGAGAAAGGAGAAATGAAACGATTTGGTCTCTCCTTCGCGCGACTTAGACTGATCGCCTTGAAATACGTTCAGGCTTTTTCCATGAAGAGAGCGGATGGAGTTATTTTTCTTACCAAATACGCTGCAGAAGTAATACAAAAAACTACAGGAAAGATCAAGCAATTAAAAATAATACCTCACGGTGTTGGTGCTGCATTCAAACAAACGACCACAGGTGGCAACTGGACTAAAACCGCTGGTGAGGAAATCCGTTGCGTATATGTTTCGAATGCATCGATGTATAAACATCAATGGCATGTTGTAAAAGCCATTAGGAAACTCAGGGATAAAGGGTATAATGTGTCGATCTTATTGGTTGGCGGCGGAAAAGGGCTTGCGCAAAAATTACTGGAGCACACCATCCAAGAAGTGGATCCACAACGAAAATTTGTGGAACAGACCGCTTTTATGAAGCATCATGAGTTACCGGGAATACTGGCTACTGCGGATATATTTGTATTTGCCTCAAGCTGTGAGAATATGCCGAATACACTGGTAGAGGCAATGGCCGGTGGACTGCCGGTCGCCTGCTCAAACAGGGGACCAATGCCTGAAGTACTTAAGGATGGCGGAGTTTATTTTGATCCTGAAAATCCTATACAAATTGCAGATGCCATAGAGAGAATTATTTCGGATAAAGAATTAAGGATGTCGATTGCTAATAAGGCTAAGGTATTATCTGAACAATATTCATGGAAAAGATGCGCCAATGAAACACTGGAATATGTCACAGAAATGGCTTTTTTAACAGCCCGAAACAAAAATAACAAAAAACAATTTTCCTGA
- a CDS encoding methyltransferase domain-containing protein: MQTELLQLLCCPVTGQKLQTKDPVYDQKGTIESGWLVSEDGTQRYPIKNFIPRFVPEVNYADSFGMQWNKFSKTQLDSHTGCAISTKRFYNATKWTTEELKGKWVLDIGCGAGRFAEVALQAGANVVALDYSTAVDACYANLGHYPNLHVLQGNVYQLPFVKESFPYIYSLGVLQHTPDVEKSFFSLVKMLAKNGKLCVDFYEKSWKSAMLPKYWLRPLTRHIPKMRLFSMLEFMVPVMLPVSIGLGKIPFVGKTIKRIIPVANYVGELPLNWQQQKEWALLDTFDWLSPEFDNPQNAPTVRGWLETAQISDIEVLKAGHLVGRGIKK; this comes from the coding sequence ATGCAAACTGAATTACTTCAGCTGCTTTGCTGTCCAGTAACGGGACAAAAGCTGCAAACCAAGGATCCTGTTTACGATCAAAAAGGAACAATCGAAAGTGGCTGGCTTGTTTCTGAAGACGGTACGCAACGGTACCCGATCAAAAACTTTATTCCACGTTTTGTGCCTGAAGTGAATTATGCCGATAGTTTTGGAATGCAATGGAATAAATTTAGCAAAACACAACTCGACAGTCATACAGGATGTGCCATATCAACAAAACGTTTTTACAATGCAACAAAATGGACAACTGAAGAGCTCAAAGGTAAATGGGTATTGGATATTGGCTGTGGTGCAGGAAGATTTGCAGAAGTAGCTTTACAAGCAGGTGCGAATGTGGTTGCGCTTGATTATTCTACAGCGGTGGATGCCTGTTATGCCAATCTCGGCCATTACCCCAACCTTCATGTCTTACAGGGAAATGTGTATCAGTTGCCTTTTGTAAAAGAATCATTTCCTTATATCTATTCATTAGGTGTTTTACAACATACACCGGATGTAGAAAAGTCGTTTTTTTCTCTTGTAAAAATGCTGGCGAAAAATGGAAAGCTCTGCGTGGATTTTTATGAAAAGTCATGGAAGAGCGCCATGCTCCCCAAATATTGGTTACGTCCTCTCACAAGACATATTCCCAAAATGAGATTATTTTCCATGCTGGAATTCATGGTGCCTGTAATGCTTCCTGTCAGTATTGGCCTTGGTAAAATCCCCTTTGTTGGCAAAACAATTAAAAGAATTATTCCTGTAGCAAATTATGTTGGAGAGTTACCACTGAACTGGCAACAACAAAAAGAATGGGCACTGCTTGATACATTCGATTGGCTTTCTCCAGAATTCGACAACCCCCAAAACGCCCCTACAGTCAGGGGGTGGCTGGAAACAGCTCAAATCTCAGATATTGAAGTATTAAAAGCAGGCCATCTTGTAGGAAGAGGGATTAAAAAATAG
- the asnB gene encoding asparagine synthase (glutamine-hydrolyzing), whose translation MCGIIGIASEKRIENKDWLAIGCDTLAHRGPDGKGIWWSPEENIGLGHRRLAIIDLSSDGNQPMRNIANDLCIVFNGEIYNYLDLKNELKAKGVTFNSQSDTEVILAAYKEWGTGCLSHLNGIFSFAIYDMRSRLIFLARDRAGEKPLFYTIQDKQLKFASELKALMADPLFEKEIDQEALDCYLAEGYVPGERCILKGTKKLPAAHAMTFNMNSGTARVWRYWQIPAFNEDNGKAVPDEQTLLEELEFLLSDAVRRQLIADVPVGVLLSGGVDSSLVTALAARSNSNLKTFTIRFPGHAKFDETAHARLIAHHFGTTHMELEAEPGTIDLLPVLARQFDEPIIDSSMIPTYLVSQMIRKHCTVALGGDGGDELFGGYSHYNRLLSLQAKAKNISLWLRRAIAGYAENLLPIGYKGRNWLQAIGWDFKNGLPLIASYYDLPSRSKLLNSQTALSTAERSWKERISPGEDLLQRATRTDFENYLPEDILVKVDRASMLNSLEVRAPMLDYRVIEFAYGKVPSSLKTLPEERKILLKRLAEKILPPEFDYQRKQGFSIPLSSWLSSETWAGYFREILLDRNQKIFNHQYIQRLFEGQAKGRNNGERLFGLVMFELWRKEYNIKN comes from the coding sequence ATGTGTGGAATTATAGGAATTGCCTCCGAAAAAAGAATTGAAAATAAAGATTGGCTAGCAATAGGTTGTGATACATTAGCCCACCGTGGACCAGATGGTAAAGGAATTTGGTGGTCGCCTGAAGAAAATATTGGCTTAGGACATAGAAGACTTGCTATCATAGATCTTTCTTCCGACGGGAATCAGCCCATGCGGAATATTGCAAACGATTTATGTATTGTATTTAATGGGGAGATTTATAATTACCTGGATCTAAAAAATGAGCTGAAGGCAAAAGGAGTGACATTTAATTCACAGAGCGATACAGAAGTGATTTTAGCTGCATATAAGGAATGGGGAACTGGCTGTCTATCACATTTAAATGGGATATTCTCGTTTGCGATCTACGATATGCGTTCTCGGCTGATATTTCTTGCGCGGGACAGGGCGGGAGAAAAACCACTCTTTTATACAATACAAGATAAACAGCTGAAATTTGCTTCTGAATTAAAGGCGTTGATGGCCGACCCTTTATTTGAGAAAGAAATAGACCAAGAGGCTCTGGATTGTTACCTAGCAGAAGGTTATGTGCCTGGAGAACGCTGTATTTTAAAAGGTACTAAAAAACTTCCAGCCGCTCATGCCATGACTTTTAATATGAACAGTGGAACGGCTAGGGTATGGCGTTACTGGCAAATTCCTGCATTCAATGAAGATAATGGAAAAGCAGTTCCAGATGAGCAGACATTGCTTGAAGAATTGGAATTCTTACTAAGCGATGCTGTGAGACGACAATTGATTGCAGATGTACCTGTTGGTGTATTATTAAGTGGCGGTGTCGACTCCAGCCTGGTTACAGCATTGGCTGCCCGTTCGAATAGCAATCTTAAAACGTTCACGATCAGATTTCCCGGACATGCCAAATTTGATGAGACTGCGCATGCCCGTTTGATAGCGCATCATTTTGGAACAACCCATATGGAACTCGAAGCAGAACCGGGCACAATAGATCTTCTGCCTGTACTGGCGCGACAGTTCGATGAGCCAATAATCGATTCATCGATGATACCCACTTACTTGGTTTCACAGATGATACGAAAGCATTGCACTGTTGCACTTGGAGGCGATGGCGGTGATGAATTATTTGGTGGTTATTCTCACTATAACAGGCTGCTGAGCCTGCAAGCGAAAGCAAAAAATATCTCTTTATGGCTGCGAAGGGCAATAGCTGGTTATGCAGAGAACTTATTACCGATCGGATATAAAGGCAGGAATTGGTTGCAAGCGATAGGATGGGATTTCAAAAATGGATTGCCACTGATAGCGAGTTATTATGATTTGCCTAGCCGCTCAAAACTACTGAACTCCCAAACGGCATTAAGTACAGCTGAACGTTCCTGGAAAGAAAGAATAAGCCCGGGTGAGGATCTTTTACAGCGTGCCACAAGAACGGATTTTGAAAATTATCTTCCAGAAGATATATTGGTAAAGGTAGATCGGGCAAGCATGCTTAATTCATTGGAAGTACGAGCCCCCATGCTGGATTACAGGGTAATTGAATTTGCTTATGGTAAAGTCCCTTCTTCTTTGAAAACCTTACCCGAAGAGCGGAAGATTTTATTAAAGAGACTGGCTGAGAAGATATTACCTCCGGAATTTGATTACCAAAGAAAACAAGGCTTCTCAATACCGCTTTCCTCATGGTTGAGTTCTGAAACATGGGCAGGATATTTCCGTGAGATTTTATTGGACCGGAATCAGAAAATATTCAATCATCAATATATTCAGCGTTTATTCGAAGGGCAGGCAAAAGGCCGTAATAATGGAGAACGACTGTTTGGACTTGTTATGTTTGAATTATGGCGAAAAGAATATAATATAAAAAATTAA
- a CDS encoding lipopolysaccharide biosynthesis protein, with the protein MKKLIIFSSFYVGSTAFLKLVGFFLIMWLARVLTVDDYAQFGLLYALQTGITTFALAGIIEAVVGLLKKYQMEEKRKLLFSAANISFFIITGIVIAIAAIILFVSEKNTVNSFFTLTCVLVSGALLAFASLQAQLVRIEERHVHSLLFNFFPPLAGFVGALVAFFIRRTVASFYIGSLIGIAIILLIFKICQIGFYSNKESVDETKLILIRIVPFIAIAFFGWLSGFGNNYVVKIFFDPSQVARFTFALSLASVMQLVASALNQVWAPRFYRIAHEQSFDEVEKNNKRIFGFLNLGLGLVGAILVATFPYVMRLLGGNLINYQNMRVEIFLLTISYLLLIPWWYCYNYFLVYDKGHMIMKIVVFTGIVGILIWLMLIWNFGSIGIYMGFLVQMLIRSVGIFVVARKIWALKYSFFKLIWSILIVLLGLLVSFL; encoded by the coding sequence TTGAAAAAATTAATAATATTTTCCAGCTTTTATGTTGGCTCCACTGCTTTTCTGAAATTAGTTGGGTTTTTTTTAATAATGTGGCTCGCTCGAGTGCTAACTGTAGATGATTATGCACAATTTGGTCTTCTTTATGCACTACAGACAGGGATTACGACATTTGCACTTGCAGGCATCATTGAAGCAGTAGTAGGGCTTTTAAAAAAGTACCAGATGGAGGAAAAAAGGAAATTACTTTTTTCTGCTGCTAATATTTCTTTTTTTATAATAACGGGTATTGTAATAGCAATAGCAGCAATAATTTTATTTGTTTCTGAAAAAAATACCGTTAATTCTTTTTTTACGCTAACCTGCGTATTGGTTTCCGGTGCTCTGTTAGCATTTGCTTCTTTGCAGGCTCAACTGGTAAGGATAGAAGAAAGGCATGTACACTCGTTATTGTTTAATTTTTTTCCACCACTTGCTGGATTTGTTGGTGCACTGGTGGCTTTCTTTATTCGAAGAACGGTAGCATCTTTTTATATTGGCTCTCTTATAGGGATCGCGATCATACTTTTGATATTCAAAATATGTCAAATAGGATTTTATTCAAACAAAGAATCGGTAGATGAAACCAAGTTGATTTTAATCAGAATTGTTCCATTCATTGCAATCGCTTTTTTCGGTTGGTTGAGTGGATTTGGTAACAACTATGTGGTTAAAATTTTTTTTGACCCATCTCAAGTTGCCAGATTTACATTTGCTCTTTCCTTGGCTTCTGTGATGCAATTGGTAGCGTCTGCTTTGAACCAAGTGTGGGCACCCCGTTTTTATCGTATCGCACATGAGCAGTCTTTTGATGAAGTGGAGAAAAATAATAAGCGGATATTCGGATTCTTAAATCTGGGACTTGGGTTGGTAGGAGCTATATTGGTTGCCACATTCCCTTATGTAATGAGATTGTTAGGCGGAAATCTCATTAACTATCAGAATATGCGGGTCGAGATTTTTCTTCTGACTATATCTTACTTATTATTAATTCCATGGTGGTATTGCTATAATTATTTTCTAGTATATGACAAAGGGCATATGATAATGAAAATTGTAGTCTTTACAGGTATCGTAGGTATTTTAATATGGTTAATGTTGATATGGAACTTTGGCTCTATTGGAATATATATGGGGTTTTTGGTACAGATGTTAATACGTTCAGTGGGAATATTTGTTGTTGCCCGGAAAATATGGGCGTTAAAATACAGTTTTTTTAAGCTGATTTGGAGCATTTTAATTGTTCTGCTTGGCTTATTAGTTTCCTTTCTTTAA
- a CDS encoding MBOAT family protein, whose translation MLFNSIEFFLFFFLFFFLYWFVFNNDLRCQNLLLLLGSYLFYGWWDWRFLFLLMFSTGLDFLIGLKIDKTPKTASKKYLLWISIIINLSLLCFFKYCNFFITSFTNALDSINIHINPWILQIVLPVGISFYTFHGLSYVIDIYRGTCKPTKSLINYCVFVCYFPLLVSGPIERATHLLPQIEKPRLFRYDKALEGCRLILWGLFKKIVIADSLAPAVNDIFHNYNQYPGGVLALGAIYFSFQIYCDFSGYSDIARGTSKLLGIDLFLNFNFPYFSRSISDFWKRWHVSLSSWFRDYLYIPLGGSRTTRAKTIRNVLIVFILSGFWHGANLTFIIWGMMHAILFLPSFLKKGASSIKIDVTNSHPVFATVISFFKVAITFSLITLTWIFFRADTTGNAFGFIKGLFHKSYSTGYLNPYNNLPMTRENILIILFYLAEYIISNKEFACNLWKYKLVSIAATTTIIFFILTTIHLDVKQAFIYFQF comes from the coding sequence ATGCTCTTCAATTCGATTGAGTTTTTCCTTTTCTTTTTCCTCTTTTTTTTTCTATACTGGTTTGTTTTTAATAATGATCTTCGTTGCCAGAATTTGCTTCTACTTCTGGGAAGTTACCTATTTTACGGTTGGTGGGATTGGCGCTTTCTGTTTTTGTTAATGTTTTCAACGGGGTTAGATTTTTTAATAGGACTCAAGATTGATAAAACTCCAAAAACCGCTTCCAAAAAATACTTACTTTGGATTAGTATTATTATAAATCTCAGCTTGTTATGTTTTTTTAAATATTGCAATTTTTTTATAACAAGTTTTACTAACGCACTCGACTCAATTAATATTCATATTAATCCATGGATATTGCAAATAGTGCTACCAGTAGGTATCAGTTTTTATACTTTTCATGGGCTTTCTTATGTGATTGACATTTATCGTGGAACATGCAAGCCCACAAAAAGTTTAATTAATTATTGTGTGTTCGTTTGTTATTTTCCACTCTTAGTATCAGGTCCCATTGAACGGGCAACACATTTATTACCACAAATTGAGAAACCAAGGTTATTTCGATATGACAAAGCCCTTGAGGGTTGCAGACTCATTTTGTGGGGATTATTTAAGAAGATAGTGATTGCAGATTCACTTGCGCCTGCAGTGAATGACATATTCCACAATTACAACCAATATCCAGGTGGTGTGCTAGCCTTAGGAGCAATATATTTTTCATTTCAAATATATTGTGATTTTAGCGGCTACTCCGATATAGCTCGTGGAACTTCTAAATTATTAGGTATTGACTTATTCCTGAATTTTAACTTTCCCTACTTTAGTAGATCAATTTCTGATTTCTGGAAGCGGTGGCATGTTAGCTTGTCAAGTTGGTTTCGTGATTATTTATATATTCCTTTAGGAGGCTCACGAACAACCAGAGCTAAAACAATTAGGAATGTTCTTATTGTTTTTATTTTGAGTGGGTTTTGGCATGGCGCGAACCTCACTTTTATAATATGGGGCATGATGCATGCAATTTTATTCCTTCCTTCCTTTCTAAAAAAAGGCGCTTCGAGTATAAAAATCGATGTTACTAATAGCCACCCTGTTTTTGCTACTGTTATTTCATTCTTTAAAGTAGCAATAACTTTTAGTTTAATTACTTTAACGTGGATTTTTTTCCGCGCTGATACGACGGGTAATGCCTTCGGTTTTATCAAAGGGTTATTTCATAAGTCGTATAGTACGGGTTATCTGAATCCATATAACAATTTGCCCATGACCAGGGAAAATATACTTATCATTCTATTCTACTTGGCCGAATACATTATCTCAAACAAAGAATTTGCCTGCAATTTGTGGAAGTATAAATTAGTCTCAATAGCAGCTACGACAACAATTATTTTTTTTATTCTAACTACAATTCACCTGGATGTGAAACAAGCGTTTATATATTTTCAGTTCTGA
- a CDS encoding class I SAM-dependent methyltransferase, translating to MRRAKNITSLPDVISDKIKNGSSLAGDDYNHEQRKIWFEQEKEAYYEDDAGNGETDPWYAYMRVVNEKLGFPFINTAENQKGKILLIGPGPATEIDRFYRDNPHWLLYFIEASNNFKKQLKINFPDAFLIDPSIDGDILLESNSLNAVCSFSVLHHIPNVSKVLSEISRVLIPGGILLVREPCSSCGDWRYIRSATPNERGISRRLMIEMGERVGLELIKRPVPILFEPINKILRKTIGYQFVSLKFLFVIDRLLSKLLSINDHYWRNRWYKKLGPSSYFFVFKKRRA from the coding sequence ATGAGACGAGCAAAAAATATTACAAGCTTACCCGATGTTATTTCTGATAAAATTAAGAATGGAAGCTCACTGGCTGGCGATGATTATAATCACGAACAGAGAAAAATATGGTTTGAACAAGAAAAAGAAGCATATTATGAAGATGATGCAGGAAATGGCGAAACAGATCCTTGGTATGCATATATGAGAGTGGTAAATGAAAAGCTTGGATTCCCATTTATTAATACAGCGGAAAATCAAAAGGGAAAAATTTTATTAATCGGACCTGGCCCTGCAACAGAAATCGACAGGTTTTATCGAGACAATCCTCATTGGTTGCTATATTTTATAGAAGCGTCAAATAATTTTAAGAAACAGCTTAAAATTAATTTCCCAGATGCTTTTTTAATTGACCCTTCAATAGATGGGGATATTTTATTAGAAAGTAATAGCTTAAATGCGGTTTGCTCATTTTCCGTCCTTCATCATATTCCCAATGTAAGCAAAGTTCTCTCTGAAATATCACGTGTCTTGATTCCTGGTGGAATCCTCTTGGTCAGGGAGCCATGTTCTTCGTGTGGCGATTGGAGATACATTAGATCAGCAACACCAAACGAAAGAGGAATAAGTCGTAGATTAATGATAGAAATGGGAGAAAGAGTAGGATTAGAATTAATAAAAAGACCTGTTCCTATTCTTTTTGAGCCAATTAACAAGATTCTACGTAAGACGATTGGATATCAATTTGTTTCGCTGAAGTTTCTCTTTGTGATAGACAGGCTTTTATCAAAATTGCTTTCCATTAATGATCATTATTGGCGTAACAGGTGGTATAAAAAATTAGGACCAAGTTCTTATTTTTTTGTTTTCAAAAAACGGAGAGCCTAA
- a CDS encoding O-antigen ligase family protein has product MKSITINTIEERLLSDQKKDYFFKIIWTIPAILKLVLEDSKIAILSLFVFLICSFKIIKKPENALLALPYFVILSPIAGFFNALGGKFLLSDFLFILLFIQFLFLVVQRVKNKLIIFNKLLTLLFLFFIASFVTGLIFNTLESLKPLLFLFQLQIIYFYTKTYAQTEKEQSSIIKEWIFATFLGGIILIYSFLTGKVLQDFAVTDSVIDIREYYEEHGLEYLFRATYYYSGFIFLVGISVIIMSVKIFFTGYKKKTILYLFVLFVLLLALILMNNKTVIFSLLIIICYSIFLLIKNGIINKRKFLINSLVVVCLLCFGMFPLVMNFFDSDQLSLMINRFTEPSSFFARTEVYRTALSQWILYPFQIFMGMGPDFLDNSGVIDLAVEFKKSAETGHIEGTVDSGWISYLIELGVLAFTILIVVYFKSMITAYKNFINRRRSSAGFIPFCVFLSLLFTLIAMSTQMLGYTKTCWLPFQLIIFGLSYKANDYSGMTNVLLNEA; this is encoded by the coding sequence GTGAAAAGCATAACTATTAATACAATAGAGGAGAGGTTACTGTCGGATCAAAAAAAAGATTATTTTTTTAAAATAATATGGACAATTCCAGCAATTCTTAAACTTGTACTAGAAGATTCCAAGATTGCTATTCTTTCGTTGTTTGTTTTTTTAATTTGTAGTTTTAAAATTATTAAAAAGCCTGAGAATGCATTGTTGGCATTGCCATATTTTGTTATCCTCTCGCCAATAGCCGGATTCTTTAATGCTTTGGGCGGCAAATTTCTATTGTCAGATTTCTTATTTATTTTGTTATTTATTCAATTTCTTTTCCTAGTTGTTCAGAGGGTAAAAAATAAATTAATTATATTCAATAAGTTATTGACATTGCTATTTTTATTTTTTATTGCAAGTTTTGTCACCGGCTTAATATTTAATACATTGGAGTCACTAAAGCCTCTATTGTTTTTATTTCAACTTCAAATAATCTACTTCTATACTAAAACATATGCTCAAACAGAAAAAGAGCAGTCAAGCATTATCAAAGAATGGATTTTTGCGACTTTTCTGGGAGGAATAATTCTTATTTATTCTTTTTTGACTGGTAAGGTGCTTCAAGATTTTGCAGTAACCGATTCTGTTATAGATATAAGAGAGTATTACGAAGAGCATGGCCTCGAATACTTATTTAGGGCGACTTATTATTATTCTGGATTTATTTTCCTTGTTGGAATTTCGGTGATCATAATGAGTGTGAAAATTTTTTTTACAGGGTATAAGAAAAAAACTATTCTATATCTATTCGTATTATTCGTGCTTTTACTTGCACTGATACTAATGAACAATAAAACTGTCATTTTTTCACTTTTGATAATTATATGTTATTCCATTTTTTTGCTTATCAAAAATGGAATTATTAATAAAAGAAAATTTCTTATCAATTCTCTTGTAGTTGTATGCCTTTTATGTTTTGGAATGTTTCCTTTAGTGATGAATTTTTTTGACTCGGATCAACTCAGTTTAATGATCAACAGATTTACTGAACCGAGTTCTTTTTTTGCCAGAACGGAAGTGTATAGAACCGCTTTAAGCCAATGGATTCTATACCCCTTTCAGATATTTATGGGAATGGGCCCAGATTTTTTGGATAATTCAGGTGTTATTGACCTGGCTGTTGAGTTTAAAAAATCTGCCGAAACAGGGCATATTGAAGGGACTGTAGACTCAGGATGGATATCTTATTTAATAGAACTTGGAGTTTTGGCCTTTACAATTTTGATAGTTGTCTATTTTAAAAGCATGATTACTGCATATAAGAATTTCATCAATCGCCGAAGATCTAGTGCAGGTTTTATCCCATTTTGTGTTTTTTTGAGTCTTCTATTTACACTAATAGCTATGTCAACTCAAATGCTTGGGTATACAAAAACTTGCTGGTTGCCTTTTCAACTGATTATATTTGGACTTAGTTATAAAGCTAATGATTATTCTGGTATGACGAATGTCTTACTAAATGAAGCATAA
- a CDS encoding lipopolysaccharide biosynthesis protein, whose translation MKNTNNEKNFLLKVLGLSGIPRIVSFLFTLISFPLMLRKVGASQYGVIVYLTSIIAVVESLADFGVSSAAGKCIAAIRVSSEKLLRQEISSWWRFQFGVATFGIIPMFIISYLIIKNNQSIPVGFDILMISIATSWITIMTNFVRSILTATLSFKSLALVDSIESISRSSSFLLVAFIMPTVVGLAVALFSTAALVALVAVLILIKQLRKLGKETNYENAVVKEKSSRKNMFIESLSFLWLRFATRCFQAIPPFLFGRFFNSEIVGIVGTISRIVDLITFPFAVVGNALSVRAREVIKKGNGSVMVLWDTLFRLISVAIILWATTLIGTDIFAKLLFGNHNINIVLIAILTCTILTTSVSVLINPLTDYVGALNKRNLLLSILTLIQIPFIWIGILLGGEIGGMISYVLVLIILCCGYIIVCLNAFFDKKNFYIRKEFVHFINIAFAGIAMSFLFQKGILTRFFFEHNHHLTISLFSIIFFLILICIAILYRKKLRYFYITRNFFEFQIEHKEKIVSEKHNY comes from the coding sequence ATGAAAAACACAAACAACGAAAAAAACTTTTTATTAAAAGTATTAGGATTAAGTGGAATACCTAGGATCGTTTCTTTTTTATTTACGTTGATTAGCTTTCCACTTATGCTTAGAAAAGTGGGAGCTAGCCAATATGGAGTAATCGTTTATTTAACATCTATTATTGCTGTTGTAGAATCTCTGGCTGATTTTGGAGTTTCTTCTGCTGCTGGTAAATGTATCGCTGCTATTAGAGTAAGCTCTGAAAAATTACTTAGACAGGAAATTTCTTCATGGTGGAGATTTCAGTTTGGGGTTGCAACGTTTGGGATTATCCCGATGTTTATTATCTCTTATTTGATTATTAAAAATAATCAAAGTATTCCTGTTGGCTTTGATATCTTGATGATTTCTATTGCTACATCTTGGATTACAATTATGACTAATTTTGTAAGATCGATTTTGACTGCTACCCTTTCATTCAAATCTCTTGCTTTAGTTGACAGCATTGAATCGATTTCTAGATCTTCCTCTTTTTTGTTGGTTGCATTTATTATGCCAACGGTCGTAGGCCTAGCGGTTGCATTATTTTCAACGGCAGCTTTAGTAGCCTTGGTTGCTGTATTAATTTTAATAAAACAACTAAGAAAACTGGGAAAGGAAACTAATTATGAGAATGCAGTTGTTAAAGAAAAGTCGAGCCGAAAAAATATGTTCATAGAAAGCTTGAGCTTTTTATGGCTGCGATTTGCAACTAGGTGTTTTCAAGCAATTCCCCCTTTTTTATTTGGTCGTTTTTTCAATTCTGAAATTGTGGGCATAGTAGGTACAATTTCACGAATAGTTGATCTAATTACATTCCCGTTTGCAGTTGTTGGTAATGCTCTTTCTGTAAGGGCAAGAGAAGTAATTAAGAAGGGAAATGGATCTGTAATGGTATTATGGGATACTTTGTTTAGATTAATTTCAGTAGCGATTATTCTATGGGCAACTACTTTAATCGGTACGGATATATTTGCCAAATTATTATTTGGAAATCATAATATTAATATTGTACTCATAGCTATCCTAACCTGCACTATTTTAACAACGTCTGTCTCCGTATTGATTAACCCACTTACAGATTATGTAGGGGCACTAAACAAGAGAAATTTATTACTAAGCATTTTGACTTTGATTCAGATCCCATTTATATGGATTGGAATTTTGCTTGGAGGAGAAATTGGGGGAATGATTTCTTATGTGCTTGTTTTAATAATTCTTTGTTGTGGATATATAATTGTGTGCTTAAATGCCTTTTTCGACAAAAAAAACTTTTATATACGAAAAGAGTTTGTGCATTTTATTAACATTGCTTTTGCTGGAATAGCTATGTCTTTTCTCTTTCAAAAAGGAATTTTAACAAGGTTTTTTTTCGAGCATAATCATCACTTGACCATCTCATTGTTTTCAATTATCTTTTTTTTAATACTTATTTGTATTGCTATATTGTATAGAAAAAAATTAAGATATTTTTACATAACAAGGAATTTTTTTGAATTTCAAATTGAACATAAAGAAAAGATAGTAAGTGAAAAGCATAACTATTAA